The following proteins are encoded in a genomic region of Oreochromis aureus strain Israel breed Guangdong linkage group 8, ZZ_aureus, whole genome shotgun sequence:
- the ace gene encoding angiotensin-converting enzyme: MGTGLDRFLWSVLLLLPVFGLSEALPESWLPGEYSDTISDAQRFLSDYNSTAEEVFFHSVSASWNYNTNITDHNSKLQVSASLEEQAFVEAWGMKAKQVFSSGVLDTLPDPKDKKLMEKIKLLGAANLLPEEREQYNTILSTMDNIYSTSKVHPQPNISWSLEPELTEIMASSRSYKTLLYAWEGWHNASGVPLKNYYPSFVELSNKASRADGFQDTGDDWRSWYETETFRQDLEEIYKTIEPLYLNLHAFVRRQLYNQYGPKYINLKGPIPAHLLGNMWAQTWNNIYDMMIPFPDKPNIDVTDEMVRQGYNATHMFRVAEEFFTSLGLERMPEEFWEGSMLVKPQGREVVCHASAWDFYNRKDFRIKQCTTVTMEQLFTVHHEMGHIQYYLQYKDKPVGFRRGANPGFHEAIGDVLSLSVSTPKHLETINLLESVTSDIETDTNYLLKMALEKIAFLPFGYLIDLWRWDVFSGKTPPERYNADWWYLRTKYQGICPPTRRTEEHFDAGAKYHIPGNTPYIRYFVSFILQFQFHEKLCEAARHTGPLHTCDIYRSAEAGAILKKVLQAGSSESWPVVLQDAIGTNKLNASSLMKYFEPIIDWLKKQNVNETLGWPDFNWVPPMPEGYPEDIDKNTDELDAQKLLEEYNSTAEVVWYAYTEASWKYNTDLNEANKQAMLEKNLEMSAHTLKYGLQARQYDTTDFQDGSVKRIIKKLSDIERAALPSAELEEYNTLLSNMETKYSVAEVCRENNECLPLDPDLQKIMAESRDYDELLFAWKGWRDSAGKVLRQDYKRYVELANKAATLNGHSDNGAFWRSLYETPTFEEDLETLWKELEPLYLNLHAYVRRGLYNKYGSNHINLKGPIPAHLLGNMWAQTWSGIMDLVMPYPDATQVDATPAMVQQGWDAIRMFQESDKFFTSLGLEPMPPEFWSKSMLEKPSDGRQVVCHASAWDFYNRKDFRIKQCTVVTMDDLITVHHEMGHIQYFLQYKDQPVSFRDGANPGFHEAIGDVLALSVSTPKHLQSIGLLDKVENNYESDINFLMSMALDKIAFLPFGYLMDQWRWKVFDGRIPHTEYNKEWWNLRLKYQGLCPPVTRTEEDFDPGAKFHIPANVPYVRYFVSFVIQFQFHKALCNAAKHNGPLYTCDIYQSKEAGKLLGDVMKLGFSKPWPEAMAMITGESKMSAQPLMEYFQPLIEWLEKENSKNNDVRGWPDYDWKPFSESSTGEAKTVDFLGLNVNRSAAIAGQWILLALGVLLLVATVLTAYMYRKARKPEKSLSTMELKQKD, from the exons ATGGGTACTGGTTTGGACAGGTTTCTGTGGTcagtactgctgctgctgccagtcTTTGGGCTATCTGAGGCTCTGCCAGAAAGCTGGCTGCCTGGGGAATATTCAGACACCATCAGTGATGCACAAAGGTTCCTCAGTGACTACAACAGCACCGCCGAGGAGGTGTTTTTCCACAGTGTCTCTGCCAGCTGGAACTACAACACCAACATAACAGACCACAACTCAAAGCTTCAG GTAAGTGCATCTCTTGAAGAACAGGCATTTGTGGAGGCATGGGGGATGAAGGCTAAGCAGGTCTTCTCTTCTGGAGTTCTCGACACCCTTCCTGACCCTAAAGACAAAAAACTGATGGAAAAGATCAAGCTACTCGGTGCTGCCAACCTTCTCCCGGAAGAAAGAGAGCAG TATAACACCATTCTGAGCACCATGGACAATATTTATTCGACATCTAAGGTGCACCCACAGCCAAACATCAGCTGGAGTCTGGAACCTG AGCTCACAGAGATCATGGCTAGCTCCAGGAGCTACAAGACACTGCTGTATGCCTGGGAGGGCTGGCACAATGCGTCAGGTGTGCCACTCAAAAACTACTATCCGAGCTTTGTGGAGCTCAGCAACAAAGCCTCGCGAGCTGATG GATTTCAGGACACTGGAGATGACTGGCGCTCTTGGTATGAGACTGAAACCTTTAGGCAGGACTTGGAAGAAATCTACAAGACGATTGAGCCCCTCTACCTGAATCTACACGCCTTTGTTCGCCGCCAGCTCTACAACCAGTATGGCCCCAAGTACATCAACCTTAAAGGACCTATCCCTGCTCACTTGCTAG GAAATATGTGGGCCCagacctggaacaacatttatgATATGATGATCCCATTTCCTGACAAACCTAACATTGATGTGACTGATGAAATGGTCAGACAA GGCTATAACGCCACACACATGTTTCGTGTGGCCGAGGAGTTCTTCACCTCTCTGGGTTTGGAGAGGATGCCTGAGGAGTTCTGGGAGGGATCCATGTTGGTTAAGCCTCAGGGTCGAGAGGTGGTGTGCCACGCGTCTGCCTGGGACTTTTACAATCGCAAGGACTTCAG AATTAAGCAGTGCACCACAGTCACGATGGAACAGCTCTTCACTGTACACCATGAGATGGGACATATTCAGTACTACCTGCAGTACAAGGACAAGCCTGTGGGCTTCCGCCGTGGAGCCAACCCTGGTTTTCACGAGGCTATCGGTGATGTTTTGTCCCTTTCCGTTTCTACGCCCAAGCATCTGGAAACCATTAATCTTCTGGAATCTGTGACATCTGACATCG AAACTGACACCAACTACCTGCTAAAAATGGCTCTGGAGAAGATAGCCTTCCTTCCCTTTGGCTACCTTATTGACCTCTGGAGATGGGATGTCTTTAGTGGAAAGACCCCTCCGGAGCGTTACAATGCTGACTGGTGGTATCTCAG AACAAAATATCAAGGCATCTGCCCACCCACCAGGCGTACAGAGGAGCACTTTGATGCTGGGGCAAAATACCACATCCCTGGGAACACGCCGTACATCAG ATATTTTGTCAGCTTCATCCTTCAGTTCCAGTTTCATGAAAAACTTTGCGAAGCAGCCAGGCACACAGGTCCCTTGCACACATGTGACATCTACCGGTCTGCAGAGGCGGGAGCCATTTTAAA GAAAGTCCTTCAGGCCGGCTCATCTGAAAGCTGGCCAGttgtgctccaggatgctataGGCACTAATAAATTAAACGCCAGCTCCCTCATGAAGTACTTTGAGCCTATTATTGACTGGTTGAAGAAGCAAAATGTGAATGAGACGTTGGGATGGCCAGACTTCAACTGGGTCCCACCTATGCCTGAAGGCTACCCAGAGGATATTG ACAAGAACACAGATGAGCTTGATGCACAGAAGCTTCTGGAAGAGTACAACAGTACAGCTGAGGTGGTATGGTATGCATACACTGAGGCCTCCTGGAAGTACAACACCGACCTCAATGAAGCCAATAAACAGGCAATG CTTGAAAAGAACCTGGAGATGTCAGCACACACCTTGAAGTATGGACTGCAGGCCCGTCAGTACGACACCACTGACTTCCAAGATGGCTCGGTCAAACGCATCATTAAAAAACTCAGTGACATCGAGAGGGCTGCGCTCCCCTCAGCAGAACTGGAAGAG TACAATACACTCCTGTCCAACATGGAGACCAAGTACAGTGTGGCTGAGGTCTGCAGAGAGAATAATGAATGCCTCCCTCTGGATCCAG ATCTCCAGAAGATCATGGCAGAGTCCAGGGATTACGATGAGCTGCTATTTGCCTGGAAAGGATGGCGAGATTCTGCTGGCAAAGTACTCCGTCAGGATTATAAGAGATATGTTGAACTGGCCAACAAGGCTGCCACACTAAATG GTCACTCTGATAATGGAGCTTTCTGGCGTTCCCTGTATGAAACGCCTACCTTTGAAGAAGATCTGGAGACTCTGTGGAAGGAGCTGGAGCCACTCTATCTGAACTTGCATGCTTATGTTCGAAGGGGTCTATATAATAAATATGGCTCCAACCATATCAACCTAAAGGGGCCTATTCCTGCTCATTTACTTG gcaACATGTGGGCACAGACGTGGTCTGGCATAATGGATTTGGTCATGCCCTATCCAGACGCCACACAGGTTGACGCCACCCCAGCCATGGTGCAGCAG GGATGGGATGCCATCAGAATGTTTCAGGAATCTGACAAATTTTTCACCTCTCTGGGTTTGGAGCCAATGCCGCCGGAATTCTGGAGCAAATCTATGCTGGAGAAGCCGTCTGATGGACGCCAGGTGGTGTGCCACGCCTCTGCGTGGGACTTCTATAACCGAAAAGACTTCAG GATCAAGCAGTGCACTGTTGTCACTATGGATGACCTGATCACCGTGCACCACGAGATGGGCCACATTCAGTATTTCCTGCAGTACAAGGACCAGCCCGTGTCCTTCCGTGACGGAGCCAACCCCGGCTTTCACGAGGCCATCGGAGATGTGCTTGCCTTGTCTGTGTCAACACCCAAACATCTGCAGAGCATCGGCCTCCTGGACAAGGTTGAGAACAACTATG AGAGTGACATCAACTTCCTGATGAGCATGGCACTTGACAAGATTGCCTTCCTACCTTTCGGCTACCTAATGGACCAGTGGAGGTGGAAGGTGTTTGATGGACGCATCCCGCACACCGAGTACAATAAAGAATGGTGGAACCTCAG ATTGAAGTACCAGGGGTTGTGCCCACCTGTAACACGCACTGAGGAGGACTTTGACCCAGGTGCAAAGTTCCACATCCCTGCTAACGTTCCCTACGTCAG GTATTTTGTCAGCTTCGTCATCCAGTTTCAGTTCCACAAAGCTCTGTGTAATGCTGCCAAGCATAATGGACCTTTATACACCTGTGACATCTACCAATCCAAAGAAGCTGGAAAGCTCTTAGG TGATGTAATGAAGCTGGGATTCAGCAAGCCCTGGCCTGAGGCTATGGCTATGATCACTGGCGAGTCCAAAATGAGTGCCCAGCCACTCATGGAGTACTTCCAGCCTCTTATTGAATGGCTCGAGAAGGAGAACAGCAAGAACAATGATGTTCGCGGATGGCCAGATTACGACTGGAAGCCTTTTA GTGAATCTTCAACAGGTGAAGCTAAAACTGTGGATTTCCTGGGTTTAAATGTGAACAGGTCGGCTGCCATAGCCGGCCAGTGGATCCTGTTGGCCCTCGGCGTGCTGCTCTTGGTGGCCACCGTCCTTACGGCCTACATGTACAGGAAGGCAAGAAAGCCGGAAAAGTCCCTGTCTACTATGGAGCTGAAGCAAAAAGATTAG
- the itga3b gene encoding integrin alpha-3b: MPQRLLLCAVLAVCHYTQTCTGFNIDERFPVIKEGKTSGSLFGFSVALHEKTVGSRQYLLLIGAPKEKAQSLPKVNETGAVYFCPITTDTTDCSRMDLVTSTTTSEMVEGMWLGVTVASQRGHPDGHVLACGHRYVKVMSANQWRMLGKCYVRSNDLTFDQEDEWQRENYDVCNPNNDHTLDGMCNMGISGTISETDVYLGSPGSYNWQGDAHVIRIDAQQPWNNAEKSFESLDKAYSYIGYSVLEEKKLLSYDDSTVVTGAPRYESKGAVIFGNKTQAKLLLEQIIHGEQVGSYFGNSLAVTDLNNDSWNDLIVGAPFYFDRKNEVGGAVYIFMNENGFFQKTASMVLKGPSDSAFGLALAAIGDINQDGFQDFAVGAPFHQTGMVCIWMGSKKGISKEPSQTIMGKTFGEKFQTFGYSISGGMDVDDNSYPDILVGSLDDRIALLRARPVVHLTKNFTVEPKIVDDKMCSGDKPCITATLCMSFTLSTGNTNFKKSVTVMYMVEADMERRGSSRVRFQNDINTYAGNLTMTSSKTACETLKLFVVEPVRDKLEPVVFLLNFSIHEPITRARRNPQNLDLFPILSPEQKSSQRTEIHFQKACGLDNKCTSNLQLTAKFVEENEEKPYPSQGKVQVLQFNSSIKKIGLAVNVTNYQSEGKLAEDAHRVVLNVTIPDVLKYASVSSLNNKVECTLLDTVICEVGNPISENEKVSFLLKFETSGITLHTRQIECQLLLSTLSEQSDLMPVPMALLIENTIEPVFSFVSSAKSQVETVKFGGTVMGESAMVNTSNVGSLVEFTFSLNTMGQSLQDIATLAVEFEWPYEVANGKWLLYLTKIVVQGDSETECKPPGNVVNMLNLTLSESRPKRTKRQVRVEGVNDVTHSNIEPQAAATLSSTRKKKYLLECSKATAKCVTFTCPLLSVSDSATIYVQSRLWNSTMLEDYSDAVVVEVKGQATLKLINNQSNIKMESQKTWFTVQIEPEERVETPYELPLWIIISAAVAGIVLLGIIILILWKCGFFQRASRREMYEAKAQKAEMKIQPSETERLTEDY, from the exons GCTTCTTATAGGTGCGCCCAAAGAAAAAGCACAATCTCTACCGAAAGTCAATGAAACAGGCGCCGTCTACTTCTGTCCCATTACCACCGACACCACTGACTGCTCCAGAATGGACCTGGTTACCTCGA CAACTACCTCTGAGATGGTGGAGGGCATGTGGTTGGGTGTGACAGTGGCCAGTCAGAGGGGCCACCCAGATGGACACGTGTTG GCATGCGGACATCGATATGTGAAGGTTATGTCGGCGAATCAGTGGCGGATGTTAGGAAAATGTTATGTAAGGAGTAACGACCTGACCTTTGACCAAGAGGATGAGTGGCAGAGAGAAAATTATGATGTCTGCAATCCCAACAACGACCACACCTTGGACGGCATGTGCAACATGGGCATCTCAGGCACTATATCGGAAACTGATGTCTATTTAGGCTCTCCAGGCAGCTACAATTGGCAAG GAGATGCTCATGTGATACGGATAGATGCACAACAGCCCTGGAACAATGCTGAAAAAAGCTTTGAAAGTCtagataaagcatatagttataTAG GTTATTCAGTTCTCGAAGAAAAGAAGCTGCTGAGCTATGATGACTCGACAGTGGTGACAGGGGCTCCCAGATATGAGTCCAAGGGTGCTGTGATTTTTGGAAATAAAACTCAAGCAAAGCTTTTGTTGGAGCAGATCATCCATGGGGAACAAGTGGGTTCCTACTTTGGAAACAGCCTGGCAGTGACAGATCTGAACAATGACAG TTGGAATGACCTGATTGTGGGTGCCCCCTTTTACTTTGACCGTAAGAATGAAGTGGGGGGAGCAGTGTACATTTTCATGAACGAGAATGGATTTTTCCAGAAGACCGCCTCAATGGTTTTGAAAGGCCCATCTGATTCTGCCTTCGGCCTTGCGTTGGCCGCCATTGGCGACATCAACCAAGACGGATTCCAAG ACTTTGCTGTTGGAGCGCCATTCCACCAGACAGGAATGGTCTGCATATGGATGGGAAGCAAAAAGGGAATATCAAAGGAGCCTAGTCAG ACCATTATGGGTAAGACGTTTGGTGAAAAATTCCAGACCTTCGGCTACTCCATCAGCGGAGGGATGGACGTGGATGATAACAGTTACCCTGATATCTTAGTTGGCTCTCTGGATGATCGCATTGCCCTCCTCAG agCTCGACCGGTTGTGCACTTAACCAAAAACTTCACTGTCGAGCCTAAGATTGTGGACGATAAAATGTGCTCTGGAGATAAACCATG CATTACAGCTACTCTGTGCATGTCTTTCACTCTAAGCACCGGAAATACAAATTTCAAGAAATCTGTCA CGGTGATGTATATGGTAGAGGCCGAcatggagagaagaggaagctCTCGTGTTCGTTTTCAGAATGATATCAACACTTACGCTGGCAACCTGACCATGACATCTTCCAAAACTGCGTGTGAAACTCTCAAGCTGTTTGTAGTC GAACCTGTGAGGGACAAACTGGAACCAGTGGTCTTTTTACTCAACTTCTCAATACACGAACCAATAACTAGAGCCAGACGAAACCCACAGAACCTGGACTTATTCCCAATTTTGAGCCCGGAGCAGAAATCCAGCCAAAGAACTGAG ATTCACTTTCAAAAGGCGTGTGGCTTAGACAACAAATGTACCAGTAACTTGCAACTGACAGCAAAGTTTGttgaagaaaatgaagaaaagccTTATCCCAG TCAGGGCAAAGTTCAAGTGCTCCAGTTCAACAGCTCCATAAAGAAAATAGGGCTTGCGGTAAATGTTACCAACTATCAATCTGAAGGGAAGCTAGCTGAAGACGCCCACAGAGTCGTGCTCAATGTCACTATCCCTGATGTGCTGAAATATGCCAGTGTCAGTTCTTTG AATAACAAAGTTGAGTGCACTCTTCTTGATACAGTCATTTGTGAGGTGGGGAACCCAATTAGCGAAAACGAAAAG GTGTCTTTCCTGCTCAAATTTGAGACATCAGGAATCACCCTACACACACGACAGATTGagtgtcagctgctgctgtcaaC TCTTAGTGAGCAGAGTGACCTAATGCCTGTTCCTATGGCCTTGCTGATTGAAAACACCATTGAGCCCGTCTTCAGCTT CGTATCCAGTGCAAAGTCACAGGTGGAAACTGTAAAGTTTGGTGGGACAGTGATGGGCGAGTCAGCCATGGTCAACACGAGTAACGTGGGCAGTCTGGTGGAGTTCACCTTTTCT TTGAACACAATGGGACAATCGCTGCAAGACATAGCAACCCTGGCTGTGGAGTTTGAGTGGCCCTATGAGGTAGCAAACGGCAAGTGGCTGCTGTACCTGACGAAGATTGTTGTTCAGGGGGATTCTGAAACGGAGTGTAAACCTCCTGGAAATGTGGTCAACATGCTTAACCTAACT TTGTCAGAGAGCAGACCTAAGCGTACTAAGCGACAGGTTAGAGTGGAAGGTGTGAATGACGTGACCCATTCAAATATTGAGCCACAGGCAGCAGCCACACTGTCTTCTACTCGCAAAAAGAAGTACCTGTTG GAATGCTCCAAGGCGACAGCAAAGTGTGTGACGTTTACCTGCCCGCTGCTCAGTGTTTCAGATTCAGCCACAATTTATGTCCAATCCCGGTTGTGGAATAGTACAATGTTAGAG GACTATTCCGATGCAGTTGTAGTTGAAGTTAAAGGCCAAGCCACACTGAAGCTTATTAATAATCAATCAAACATCAAGATGGAGAGTCAGAAGACATGG TTCACAGTACAAATAGAACCAGAGGAAAGGGTGGAGACGCCCTATGAGCTTCCCCTGTGGATCATCATCTCTGCAGCTGTAGCAGGAATTGTACTACTAGGAATCATCATTCTTATACTATGGAAG TGTGGCTTCTTCCAGAGAGCCAGCAGGAGGGAGATGTATGAGGCCAAGGCCCAGAAGGCTGAGATGAAGATCCAGCCCTCTGAGACAGAGAGGCTAACTGAGGACTACTGA